From the genome of Arthrobacter sp. ERGS1:01:
CGAGGAAGTAGAGGCCGAACCGTACTTGCTGGAACCACACCGATGTCTTGAGCAGTGCATCGGCCATCAATCCGCCGGCGAGGGCAACCATGGTCCCTGCTCCCGCAAAGACGGTTCCCCGACCATGTTCAATGTCGCTCGCGATTCCCGGCCGCCGCGTGAGCACGATTCCGCGGCCGACGGCCGCTGCCAATAACAAGAACACGGCGGCATTCATGGAGTAGTAGATGGCGTCAAAATAGTGTTCGAGATTCATCGTTTCCTCCTTCGGTCACTATCAATACCTCAGTAGTAGCCCGGTGGCTGTGACATCAGCAGAACGTGGATTGTTAGGGTGATGTCACCCCGATCGGCGCACAATGAAGGCATGAGGGTTCTAGTCGTCGAGGATCACGTCGTACTTGCTGAGCGGATCGCGGAAGGGCTGCGCGATGCCGGGATGGCCGCTGATGTGGCGTTCGATGGACGGCAGGCGCTTGATTCAGCAGCGAGTGTCCCCTACGACGTCGTCGTTCTTGATCGTGATCTGCCCGTGGTCCATGGTGACCGGGTTTGCAAGGAATTGGCGAGCTACACACCCGCTCCAAGGATCATCATGCTCACGGCGTCCGCGGAAGTTCATGACAGGATCGACGGATTCGAGCTCGGAGCCGATGACTACCTGTGCAAACCATTTGCCTTCGAGGAATTGACCGCCCGCATCCGGGCCCTGGCCCGGAGGGAGCCCTCACAACCGGCCATCCTCCACCGTTGGGATCTGACCATAGACCGGGCCCGAATCCGGGTCAGCCGGTCCGGACAGGAAATCCGCCTCACAAAGAAGGAATTCGCGGTTCTCGCGCACCTCGCGACGGCGAACGGGGCGGTGGTGAGTGCCGAGGAACTCCTCGAGCACGAATGGGATGAAAACATCGACCCTTTCAGCAACACCGTGGCCGTCACTGTGGCGCGACTGCGAAAGAAACTCGGTGAACCAGTGGTGATTGAAACGGTAGTCGGCAGGGGGTACCGGATGTGAAAGTACACATGCTCACGGCCCGCGCCCGGCTCACCGTCTTGTTCACCGTGCTATTTGCCATCGGCGGCTCGATTGTCATCGTGGCCACCTACCTGCTCGTCGCCCAAAACCTCAGCCTTGGAAGCATTCGCACCCCCGCCACCGACCCAACCTTCATCGAGGATTGTGCCCGGATGAATCCATCCACCGCTGAAACCGATCCCACGCTGAAAGCAAAATGCGCGAGCACCCTGGCCAACGGCGTCTCCGCGGCCGCACGCGTCCAGCGCCAAGGCATCCTGGATAACCTCCTGCTCACTTCGACACTCGTCCTCCTGGCCGTAACCATCGTCATCACTTTTCTGGGCTGGTATCTGGCCGGGCGGATCCTGCAGCCAATCCACCAAATGACCGAGGCCGCCCGCGCCTCCAGTGCTGGCAATCTTCGCGTCCGCTTGGGTATGACGGGGCCACAGGACGAACTGAGGGAACTGGCCGACACGTTTGACGCGTTGCTCGACCGGCTTGAAGCGGCGTTTGCCCGCCAGCAACAATTCATCGCTAACGCCAGCCATGAACTCCGTACACCCCTGACGGTCATGCGGACCACCCTCGACGTCGTCCTTGCCAAGAAGGCGCCCACTACGGACGAATTGGCCGCGATGGGTAACGAGGTAAGGGTTGCCGTCGAGCAGGCTGACTCACTGATCGAGACCCTCCTGGCCCTGGCCCGCAATGAGAGCGGCACCCTGGTCCGCGAGCCACTGGACCTTTCCGGCATAGCCGATAAAGTCATAAGCACGGCAAGCTGGGGAAACCTCCGCCCTACGCGTTCGCTACAGCCAGCACCTGCCGCGGGAGATCCGGTACTGATCGAGCGGCTTGTCGCCAACCTCATCGACAACGCCATCCGCTACAACAAACCCGACGGCACCGTTCAGATTACGACACTCTCACAGGACAGAATGGCCGTCCTGCATGTCACCAACACCGGACCGCTTATCGGCTCCGACCAGCTGGATGACCTCTTCAACCCGTTCACCCGCATCCACCAACGCGTCGGTAGTGGAGGCCACGGGCTGGGCCTGACGCTCGTAAAGTCCATTGCCACAACACATGGCGGCAACGTCACGGCCGTCGCTTGCCCGGACGGCGGAATGGCAATCAGCGTCGAATTGCCGGCTCGTCAGCCCGCCATAGACGGCAGTCGGTGAAGCCGGGAACAGAATCGGAGCACCCGGGACTGTTTGGACAACAGTAATGCGGGTAGGAGGTGCGACGCACGGACCGTTGCACTTGAACCAGTTAAATCCCTGGTCCCTACGTGTCGGGCTGGACGGCACCACAGGGAGCGAGCAAATACGTTTGATCGCCTGGGGTGAGAACCGGGAAACCAGGAATGTTCTCTAATCCGGTTTTGTCTGTAGTAGACGAAGATGGTCGTGGGAGAGGTCCCGAACCGCGTGCTGGTTGGGCCCCGTCGAAGGCCACTCACTCCCTGGTCGATCCTTGGCAAAGCCGCCATCCAAACAAGAACGGACACAAGTCGGCGCCCACGATGGGCACCATCCGGCGAGCTCAGTCCGGCGGGGAAGACGAGGTGACCAGCCAGAGATGGCCGTCCACATCGGCAAAGGTGCCGGTATAACCCCATGGCTGAAGGGCGGCATCGGTGACGATGGTGGCCCCAGGCTGCCGGGCCTTCCGGAGCCGCTCATCCACGTCCGCTTCGCTCCCGGCCGTGATGCTGATGAAACTTTCACTTTGGTTGCTGTGGGCCACTTCGCGGTTTCCCACGACCCACCCAAAACCTCCGGTGGGGATGAGCATGAGCCGGTCGCCGTCGTTGAGCTCGAACTGCAGCGGCTCCGGGACGCCGTCCTCGGCGAGCTCTCCCATGGGGCGAAGTCCAAGTCCCGTCGTGTAGAACGTAAAGGCCCCACCTCAATCGGAGGGCGCTGACGTCGTATCCCACCAGGACGAATCTGAGGGACGCATCATTACTTTGCGGGCGCCAGCCAGCGCCTCAGATCTCCAGCATCGATGAAAGTGCCGTTCTCAGTTTGTGCCAGAACGCTGCAATCGAATCTTTCAGCAGCCCACCGTGGCCCTTTCGAACCCATCGCGAAGACAGTCGTTGCGAGAACATCTGCGGTGGTCAGATCTGATGCGATCACCGAGACGCTTGAGAATCCGTGGGCGGTGCATCCCGTGCGCCCGTCAATGATGTGCCCACCCCGCTCGTAGGTGGCGGAAGTTGCGACCGCCATATCGTCAAGAGCAAGCACCGCCATCATGTGTTTGGGGGACTGCGGAGATCGAATCCCCACATTCCATGCCTTGCCCGGTTCAAAGGTCCCGGCGGCGATCACGTCTCCTCCGGCATTGATGCAAAAATTTGCCAGTCCCTGTGCCCGTAGCCTGTCGGCCGCCCCTTGGGCAGCCCAGCCCTTGACGATGCCGTTGAGGTCCCACTGGCCCGAAGCGGTGTGTAGTGAAAACACTCCACCGGAAAGTGCTGCAAATTGGGATGCGCGTTCATGCACCTCCATGAACAACTCGCCCATGGTCTCAAGGGTGAGCTCGAAGCGGTTAAGCCGGCTAAGTTCGCTGTTCGGAAGGTAGGGGCTGAAGATGTCATCGGCCTCGTGCAGGATTGCGAAGGCTTCAGCCGCTGCAACGTGGTGGTCCCCGGCATCACGGATGTCAATGGACATTGGAATGCCCATGACGGTATCCAAGAACCTCATCAGGGTAACCTATCGATGGCCGACTGGACGGACTGCAGATAGCCGTCGGAGGTGTAGGTGCCGCCGCTGACGGTGTTTACGGCAACCGACTGGGATGAGAGGATCTCTTGCTCGAGGACGGGAGGCACCGTTTGGGCAACCCGCTGGTCGTAATTGTTGGAATTGGGAACCTGCAATACGGTCACACCGGTAATCTTCTTTCCACTGAAGCTGACCGATACTTGCACGTCGCCATAGGGGGTGCTTTCCGTGGCGCCCGTGATCGTCGTGGCAGCCGCCACTGCGCTTGGGCTCGTCGTTGCTGGCGAGGCACTGGGCGACGGACTGGACTTAGTGGCTGGCGATGCGACATTGCCTTGTGTCGACGTCGTGCCCGAGGAACCTGGCGAAACCGGCGCGCTCGAGAGTGAGGTGGTGACGGCCGAATGTTCCGAGCCCATGTATAGGCGTAGCCCGAACGTTGCGCCGATGACGACGAAGATCGCCAAAAAGAGAGCTGTACCCTTCCACTTTCCGTTCTTCATCCTTACCCTTGCCTATCCCATGCTCAATATTTCGCGGTGAATCAGTCGCTTGGAAATGCGAAGTTCTGACAGTGAGTTCTCAACGGTCAGTCCCATCCCCTCAGGGCCGCAGATGTAAACCTCGCGTTCTGAGATGTCTTTGACCAGCCACTTAAGGCCCCGTGGGTCCAAGGGATCGTGTCCCAGTTCAGCTCGGCTCCCAACGACGGTGTGCAAAACCAAGGGATGAATGGCTCGCAGTTCCGCCTCAAGGGCGAGCCGGTCATGGCTGGTACTTCTGTACACCATCACCACATTGCGTCCTTCGTTGACAAGGCTCTCGGCGAGGGCACGAATTGGGCCGATTCCGGCACCACCGGCGATCAGCAGCACTTTGTGCAAGTGGCTTGTCTCGGGGGTGAAATGGCCGAAAGGTCCTTCGGCGAAGACCACGGTTCCGGGCTTAAGGTGAGGCACGCGGGAACTGTGGTCGCCGAGCGCGCCAACGGTGATTCTCATCAGGCCGGCTGAAGGCAATCGTGAAAGGGAGAATGGGTGGGCGGTCAGCATATGGCCAACGGTGACGAATCGAAAAATCATGAATTGGCCCGCACGTACGCCGAGCTCGTCCAGATGTGGGCCTGCCAGCCAGATGCTGGTGATTCCGTTGCCCTCATTCACAACGTGGTGGACCATCATGTGGTGTCGCCACGCAGCTGCTGCAGGGAGAATGAACCGCCAGGTGAGGATGGCGGAGGCAGTGGCGAAATAGAGAATGATCCAGAGTGCACGATTGGCGGGGTCGTTGACGAAGTGGACCCCTGCGCTCAGCTCGTGGAAGAACGTCAGGAAGATCGCACCATAGGCCGTGACGTGGAGCCAGTACCAGGCTTCGTAGGAAATCCTTCCGCGGGGGATCCTGGCGCTGCTGATGCCGACGACGAAGAACAGCAAGGTACCAATTAGTGCGGTGAGCATGTCTGGGTAGGAGGTGAAGACCAGCCATGTTGCCCCCCACGGAGTGCCGGAGGTGAGTAGTTGCACCCCGAGGATCATGAGCAGCACATGGCTGATGATGAGGAAAAGGACGGTGCTGCCCAGCGTCCTGTGCCAGCTGACCAAACGGTCCATTCCAACGGCATGCTCGAACCAGGGAATGCGGGCGATCAACAAAACCTGCGCGCAAACCAGAAACGCACCTACCATTCCGCTGAGCTCACCCAGGGAGGTTGCCGTGGACGCCGGGCTCAAGGTCAGCAGGGACGGGGCGGCAAACCACCATGCGCCAAGGACACCAACCACGCCTGCGGCTATCAGTATGCGAAGAAGCAGCCCGGACCTGCCGAGAGCGCGCTTTCGCAGCACAGGAGTGCGTGCAGTCATTGGTGCCATATCACAGAGATTACGCACCCAATCTTAGAGGAATCTTAGTCAGCATCCCCCAACCAGGTGTCGGAACAGACTACTCACCCACCATTTCTTCCGAGAGTTATCAACCACCCGGTGGGGTCAATCCAACGACCCTTGAGGAGGCAAGGAGGACACAAACCATGCCAGGGATTCCGCCACAACCCTGGAAACTGTCGGCTTGGCGTAGTCAAAGAACCGAAAGTGGTCATAGCGCGCCGTCGCCGGGACCCTATGCGTGCTTTGCGCATCTGGTAATCTGCCAATTTCCTGGGCAATGGATGGTGGCGTTCACGAGGTCGATCATGCGAGAGCTGGATGTGTTCCTTGCTGTAAGGCTGCGAGGCCTGTCTTGGTGATTGCTTGGGCGCCCTCCCCAACTGCGCGATAGTTGACGACGCCTATACTTCACTTCATGGCTGTTGAACCGAGTGTGCTGGTCGTGGAGGATGATGCCGCACTGGCCTCGATGCTGGCCGAGTTGTTAGTTGGTGAAGGCTACGACGTCGTGGTGGCAAGTGACGGGCAGCGGGCACTTCATGAGGGACTGAGCGGGCATTTTGACGTGATGGTGATGGACCGGGGGCTGCCGGCCATTGAGGGTTTGGACGTCCTGGAGCGCTTGCGCCGCAAGGGAATCACTACGCCTGCACTTATTCTCTCGGCGCTGAGCAATCCTGCGGACCGTGTGGAAGGACTGGACCGGGGCGCGGAGGACTATTTGGGCAAGCCCTTTGACATTGATGAACTGCTGGCCCGGATCCGCTCCCTCCTGCGCCGGCACGTCGATACCTCCACCAAGGTGCGGGTTCCCGGAGGGACCCTCGATGTCGGCTCGCGAACGGTGATGCTCGACGTCGAAGGCCGGGTGGTCCTGTCCGAGCGGGAATGTGAATTCCTGGAACACCTCGCGCGCCGCCCACAGCAGGTGTTTACCAGGACCGGCCTGCTTGAGTCGGTCTTTGCCGATGCCGACGACGGCGGCGTGGTGGACACCTACGTGCACTACCTGCGCAAGAAGTTGGGCCGGTCGTGCGTCTTGACGGTGCGGGGACTGGGATACGTCCTGGGGCCGCTGGGATGAACACGAGGGACGCGGCAGAACTCCGACGCGCTGTGGTCCGATTGTCACTGCAATTTACTGCGCTGATAGTGGTTTTGTTGGCTTTGATGGGCGCGTTGCTCTACTCGATCGTCGCCGCCAGCTCGGCAGAGGCCATGAACAAATCATTGACCAACGCGACACAAGTAGATTCGCCGCGTGATGCACCCGCGGGCGTCTATGTGGCCATCTCCGATGACGGACGCCTGAGCGCCTCGCCGGTGATGCCGCCCGGGCTTCCAGACACGGACACGATGAACCGCGTGGCAGCCTCACACTCGGATGAACAGGGAGACTTTTCCGTCGCCGGGCGAACGTACCAGGTGCTGACGATCTTTCGCGGAGACAGCGTAGTCCAGGCCGCGGTAGACACCCACGAGGGCCGCGAAGCGCTGAAAAGGCTCGTGTGGGCCATGGTCGTTGCCGTCGCGACGGCGGCCTTGCTGGCGGCAGCATCCTCGGTGTGGATGGCCAGGCGGGCCATGCGTCCCCTGGTGGAGAGCTTGGCGTTACAGCGACGATTTGTGGCCGATGCCAGCCACGAGCTTCGGACGCCGCTCACCTTGCTCAGCACCAGGGCTCAACTGCTGCGCCGAAAACTGGCCGGAACCGGGCTCCCGCCGGAAGGGGTGTCCACCGAGGTGGCCCGAATTGTCGAGGACTCAAAAATGCTCACGGGAATCTTGGATGACTTGCTGATTTCAGCCGACCCCCGGGGCGCCGTGGACCACACGGCCGTCGATCTGGTGGGCGTTGCCAACAGTGCGGTGGACTTGGCAAGCCCGCAGGCCCTGAAGCAGGCCATCAGGCTGGACTCCGTCGGAGCCGGGGGCCCGGTCAAGGTACTGGGTTCCCCCGTGGCGCTCCTGCGTGTCTTCACCTCCCTGATTTCCAACGCCCTGGATCACGCCGAGACAGCAGTCAGCGTCGAAGTCGGCGTTCGCGGCATGGAGGCGCGCATTGTCGTTACCGACGACGGGCCTGGCTTTGCCCCTGGAACTGAGAGCCGGGTCTTTGAGAGGTTCTCCTCGGCGCGCCCTGGAGCCGGCGGCTCCGGCGGCACCCGCCACTATGGGCTGGGGCTGGCCCTTGTGGCGGAGATCGTGGCATTGCACAACGGCAAAATCATGGTCGAACCGATCGCGCCCGGCGCGGGTGCCGCCGTCGTGGTCGTCCTGCCGGTGCTGCGGAAGCGAATAGCTGATGTTAATCCCTGACTAAGGAAGGGCAAAGAATCCGTGGGGATGATGGGGGGGAGTACCTCACCAGCACACGGAAAGGAGCGGGTCATGGCCACAAGACGCAGCGGCAGGAAGGTCGCGGTGGGCATTACCCCCAACAATTACTGCTTGTGCGGTGAGTTGGGCGATGTGACCCGGGATGGTTCTGCCCATGAGTGATGGCAGCACACACCAATGCTCAAAGGTGATGGGCGCATTTGGTTCTACGTTGTAGACCACGTGGCCTACCTGGAACAGATTCATACGGATCATCCCAATGAGAACAAATAGCCGTGCCGGCAGGAGACGATCCCTTATCTGTCTGTCAACGCCGTTAGGTGGCCGGTAAATCGAGCTTTTGCGGGATTTGAGCCCGGATCCTGTCTTAGCTAGGGCCTGTTGACAGTGTCAACACATTTCCGTTCAGACTGATTCGGATTGCGCCGTACTGGGCTGTACTTCCGGAGCAGTCTGCTATTTCCCTTTGATTGCAAGGGCTGAAAGCTGGTTCGAATCCCACCTTGGGCACGCTTGTTCGAAGAATGACCTCCTGGAAACAGGGGGTCATTCTTGTTTTCCGGCCCCGTTGGTCGAGCTTGCCGAGACCCGGCATTTACCCCTGCTGGTTACCCGATGCTGATCTAGCGGTTTCCAGTGGCGGCCCTCTCCGTTGTCGTTGGTGAATAGTTTCCCTGACACCTATTCATGGCTCGCGCGGGTCTATTCGAGGTGACTAGCTTTGATCGTGGTTTCCGGGCACATGCCTATCGGCTTTCCGCCACATGCACTTGCCGGTAGGGGAGAAGGCCGGGGACTACGCCCAGTTCCTCACTCCGGCGGAGTTCGCACTGCTGCTGGACCAACTGCCGGAGCAGTTCAAGGTGTTCGTGCAGTTCTTGGTCATGACCGGCACCCGTTTCGGTGAAGCCACCGCCGTGACCATCGACGACCTCGAACTGCAATCCCACCCAGCAACGGTACGGATTAGCGTGGCCTGGAAACGAGACGGCAACAATACCTACTATGTGGGGCCGACCAAGACCGGCGCCGGCAAAGGTACAGTGTCCCTGCCGCCGTCCTTGGTGGAACAAGTCGCCCCGGTCACAGCCGGGAGGCGGGTAAGCGAATTGTGCACAGCACCTTCTGGCAGAAAACCTGGGTTCCCGCCATTGCCGCCGCCAACGACGCGGGCCTGGCCAAGACCCCGAGGATCCACGATCTGCGCCATACGCACGTGTCCTGGCCAATTCACGAAGGCGTCCCCCTGTTCACCATTTCGCGCCGGCTCGGCCACACCTCCACGAGCACGACAGAGCAAGTCTATGGACACCTCATGCCCCAAGCCCTCCAAGAGGCCGCCGACGCCATGGAGTGTCCCGAACGACGCCTGCGCGAACAACGAGACGCCTGAGAAGACCCGCAATCCCTGACCTGACACCTGGTCGAGTTCTTCCTCGCCGGCAGGGAGGCTGCATCAGGTCAGGGGCAGTTCTATGCTCGACAAATTGGGTCGTTACCTGTCGGCGGCACCAATAGAACGGCGGGATGATTCCCGGGACTGTTCAATGATGAGCACTTTCCCGGATATGTGGAAAAGTTCCGGGGCGACTACACGCCCCGGGCCCGGACCGGGTCCGAGGCAGAATTCCTGGCCATCGGCGGCGGGGCCGGGGCCTGGTTGAAGGAAGTCGCCGTGGTCGGCACGTCCCGGATGAACGTGAAAATAGCCGAGGCCGTGTCCTTGGCGAAGATCGGCGGCGTCATTGATGTTGACCGGGCCCTGGGCACCGCCGCGATCCTTGGCCGCTTCGCCCACGGAGACCTCGCCTCAATCCTGCAAGCCGGCCGGGCCAACAC
Proteins encoded in this window:
- a CDS encoding response regulator transcription factor, with product MRVLVVEDHVVLAERIAEGLRDAGMAADVAFDGRQALDSAASVPYDVVVLDRDLPVVHGDRVCKELASYTPAPRIIMLTASAEVHDRIDGFELGADDYLCKPFAFEELTARIRALARREPSQPAILHRWDLTIDRARIRVSRSGQEIRLTKKEFAVLAHLATANGAVVSAEELLEHEWDENIDPFSNTVAVTVARLRKKLGEPVVIETVVGRGYRM
- a CDS encoding HAMP domain-containing sensor histidine kinase, which encodes MKVHMLTARARLTVLFTVLFAIGGSIVIVATYLLVAQNLSLGSIRTPATDPTFIEDCARMNPSTAETDPTLKAKCASTLANGVSAAARVQRQGILDNLLLTSTLVLLAVTIVITFLGWYLAGRILQPIHQMTEAARASSAGNLRVRLGMTGPQDELRELADTFDALLDRLEAAFARQQQFIANASHELRTPLTVMRTTLDVVLAKKAPTTDELAAMGNEVRVAVEQADSLIETLLALARNESGTLVREPLDLSGIADKVISTASWGNLRPTRSLQPAPAAGDPVLIERLVANLIDNAIRYNKPDGTVQITTLSQDRMAVLHVTNTGPLIGSDQLDDLFNPFTRIHQRVGSGGHGLGLTLVKSIATTHGGNVTAVACPDGGMAISVELPARQPAIDGSR
- a CDS encoding FAD:protein FMN transferase, translated to MGIPMSIDIRDAGDHHVAAAEAFAILHEADDIFSPYLPNSELSRLNRFELTLETMGELFMEVHERASQFAALSGGVFSLHTASGQWDLNGIVKGWAAQGAADRLRAQGLANFCINAGGDVIAAGTFEPGKAWNVGIRSPQSPKHMMAVLALDDMAVATSATYERGGHIIDGRTGCTAHGFSSVSVIASDLTTADVLATTVFAMGSKGPRWAAERFDCSVLAQTENGTFIDAGDLRRWLAPAK
- a CDS encoding FMN-binding protein; protein product: MKNGKWKGTALFLAIFVVIGATFGLRLYMGSEHSAVTTSLSSAPVSPGSSGTTSTQGNVASPATKSSPSPSASPATTSPSAVAAATTITGATESTPYGDVQVSVSFSGKKITGVTVLQVPNSNNYDQRVAQTVPPVLEQEILSSQSVAVNTVSGGTYTSDGYLQSVQSAIDRLP
- a CDS encoding ferredoxin reductase family protein; this translates as MTARTPVLRKRALGRSGLLLRILIAAGVVGVLGAWWFAAPSLLTLSPASTATSLGELSGMVGAFLVCAQVLLIARIPWFEHAVGMDRLVSWHRTLGSTVLFLIISHVLLMILGVQLLTSGTPWGATWLVFTSYPDMLTALIGTLLFFVVGISSARIPRGRISYEAWYWLHVTAYGAIFLTFFHELSAGVHFVNDPANRALWIILYFATASAILTWRFILPAAAAWRHHMMVHHVVNEGNGITSIWLAGPHLDELGVRAGQFMIFRFVTVGHMLTAHPFSLSRLPSAGLMRITVGALGDHSSRVPHLKPGTVVFAEGPFGHFTPETSHLHKVLLIAGGAGIGPIRALAESLVNEGRNVVMVYRSTSHDRLALEAELRAIHPLVLHTVVGSRAELGHDPLDPRGLKWLVKDISEREVYICGPEGMGLTVENSLSELRISKRLIHREILSMG
- a CDS encoding response regulator transcription factor, with the protein product MAVEPSVLVVEDDAALASMLAELLVGEGYDVVVASDGQRALHEGLSGHFDVMVMDRGLPAIEGLDVLERLRRKGITTPALILSALSNPADRVEGLDRGAEDYLGKPFDIDELLARIRSLLRRHVDTSTKVRVPGGTLDVGSRTVMLDVEGRVVLSERECEFLEHLARRPQQVFTRTGLLESVFADADDGGVVDTYVHYLRKKLGRSCVLTVRGLGYVLGPLG
- a CDS encoding sensor histidine kinase is translated as MGALLYSIVAASSAEAMNKSLTNATQVDSPRDAPAGVYVAISDDGRLSASPVMPPGLPDTDTMNRVAASHSDEQGDFSVAGRTYQVLTIFRGDSVVQAAVDTHEGREALKRLVWAMVVAVATAALLAAASSVWMARRAMRPLVESLALQRRFVADASHELRTPLTLLSTRAQLLRRKLAGTGLPPEGVSTEVARIVEDSKMLTGILDDLLISADPRGAVDHTAVDLVGVANSAVDLASPQALKQAIRLDSVGAGGPVKVLGSPVALLRVFTSLISNALDHAETAVSVEVGVRGMEARIVVTDDGPGFAPGTESRVFERFSSARPGAGGSGGTRHYGLGLALVAEIVALHNGKIMVEPIAPGAGAAVVVVLPVLRKRIADVNP
- a CDS encoding tyrosine-type recombinase/integrase produces the protein MHSTFWQKTWVPAIAAANDAGLAKTPRIHDLRHTHVSWPIHEGVPLFTISRRLGHTSTSTTEQVYGHLMPQALQEAADAMECPERRLREQRDA